The region GTATGTAGGATATGACTCCAAACATCGCGATGCCGCCAAGAAAACCTGCGGCAACCGAAACTGCGACGGTTCTATTCTTAAAAAGCCCGAACGGAATGATCGGATCAGGAGCCTTTTTCTCGACCCATCCAAATAATCCCAGCAGCAGAAAGCCACCGGCGAAGATCAACAGATTCTCGCCCGAAAAAATAGTATCAAGCGAACCGCCGCCCTCGACCATTCCCAACATCAGCAGGCTGATCGCGATCATAAGGAGGGCCGCTCCGGCGTAATCGACGGTTGGTTTCTGCGTGACCTTTGGCTCTTTTAGGGCAAATCCGATGATCAGAGCGGCGACTACCCCAATAGGGAGATTGATAAAAAACACCCATCGCCAAGAGATCTGGTCGGTGATAAAGCCGCCGATAACAGGGCCGATGACGCTCGACAAGCCCCAAACGCCGCTAAAATACGCCTGCATCTTTGAGCGTTCTTCTAATGTAAAAGTGTCGCCGATGATGGTCATTCCGAGCGGAATAAGAGCGCCCGCACCCAAACCTTGAATAGCGCGAAAAATTATCAGCTGCGTCATCGAGCCTGCCATGCCCGAAAGCAAAGTTCCGAGCAAAAAGACGCCGATCCCGAGCTGATACATTATCCGGCGGCCATAAAGATCGGACAGTTTGCCCCAAACCGGCACGGTCACCGTCGAAGTTACTAAATACGCGGAAAACACCCAACTGTAATGATTTATGCCGCCAAGCGATGCAATGACCGTCGGCATCGCAGTGCCGACAACGGTCGCTTCGAGCGCCGCGATAGCCATACCTGTCATTACGCCCGCAACTACGGCCCAACGCCGCCTTTGCGACATCTCTAAAAGCGGCCTTTCTTGTGTTGCAATGTTCCCTTCCACTGTTTGTTAATCAATTAACCGCCTACCTAATTCCAGCTTATCCTTACTGCCGAGTTCGCCAATTTTGGCCATTAGATGGTCGGCGATCTCTTTGTGGGTGCGGATGCGGTCGCCTTTTTCGTAAAACTCGGAGAGATCGACCGGTTCGCCGAACCAAATGCGTACTTTCTCGCCGCCGCGCCAGTTTCCAAGCACCTGTTTTGGAAGATCGTTGCCCAAACCGGCAATAAATACCGGTATTACCTGCGGATGAGCCGCGTAAATGATCTTTCCGACGCCAGGTTGAGCGGGCAGCAAGCTATATGGGTCGCCGTCGAGTTTGCGCTGGCCTTCGGGATGAAAGCCGATGATGTGCCCGCGGCCCGTTGTGCAAAGCTGTATGAGCCGCCGCATCGAATATTTGTCAAATTCCCTCTTTTTCGCGTCCCCTGCCTCTCGAAAAAAAGGCGGGTACATCGAAAACCAGCCCATTACAAAATTAACCAGCCATCCGACGGGGCTATCGTAGAAGAATTTGCCTCGCACCGGAAAGAATAATTTGACGGGACGTCTCGTGCGGCGAAAGATGACGCTCGACACCGTGTACATATCAAAAAAAGAGCGATGGTTCGCAACAAGCAAAAGCGGCTTATTTACATCGCTGTTTTCAATATTCTCTAGGCCGAAGACGTTCATCAGGTTATACGTCGCCAGATAGATCCAGAGCGAACCGATATGCCGCTGACAAAACGTCAACACACGCTTCCAAACGCCCAAATTCATTCGGTGCGCAAGGCGAAACCCAATGCTTTCCACCGTGTCGAGCGCACCGATCTCGGCTACTTCGGGAACCATCGGTTTAACGGCTTCCAAAGAATTTGCTGCTGGATCGGACGGAGCGAGTTTGTTTGACATATACAAACGCCAAGTTTAGCACTCAGGGAAATGCAAAAAAAATTTCGTTGTGCAATTAAATTGGTTAGACAATCCCTTGTTTTTTCTATATGATACGAATTAAATTCTTAAAGCTTTTAGCCTATCTAAAAGATTTTCTTGTTTTGTACGTTAACTTTGTAGTTTCGTCCGGCAGATCCTGCCGATAAAGACGCGATATTCGAAAACCAAAAGATCTATATCTATAAAGGAGCCTGTTCGTTATGTATATCAAGTGGAATCACAGAATAGTCTTGTTATTAGCAGCAATGGCCTTGATGGCCGGAGTTGTAATGGCGGGACAGAGATCCTCAGACAATGTCTGGGAGCAAACAGATAAAGCGCTATTGCAGCCGCGGGGCATAGACAATTCCCGCCTGCCGTCCGCATACGAGACATTTCGCCTCAACAAAGCGGCCTTGAAGGCATTGTTGAACCAGGCTCCGGAAGAATTTTCGGGTAGAGCACCTGTTATTTTGAGTTTGCCAATGCCCGATGGATCGTTCGGCCGTTTTCAGATCGAACACTCGCTGATCGTCGAACGCGGGCTGTTGAAAAACTATCCGGAACTAGGAGAAACCTATCGCGGATTCGGTATTGACGATCCTACTGCATTCGTTCGTTTTGACTTTCTTCCGAGTGGCTTCCATTCGATGATCTTCTCGACAAATGGAACTGTGATGGTAGATCCTTACGCGCAAGGCGACACCGATAATTACATTAGCTACTTTAAGAACGACGCACAAAGGCCGTCAAATGGCTTCGAGTGCGAAGTAAAAGACGAAACCGGCTTTGATGCTGTTACACGTCTTAACAAGGAACTGGAGTCGTTTGAATTTCTATCAAGACCTACCGCTAACGCTCCGGCTCCTGAAGTAACATCAGGAACTCAATTGAGAACGTATCGTCTCGCCCTTGCAGCCAATAATGAATATTGCTCCGCAGTCGGCGGAAATACGGTTGCCGGATGTCTTGCCGCCGAGGTTCTCATCATGAACCGCGTAAACGGCGTGTATGAAAAAGACCTCGCGATGCGAATGGTC is a window of Chloracidobacterium sp. DNA encoding:
- a CDS encoding MFS transporter encodes the protein MEGNIATQERPLLEMSQRRRWAVVAGVMTGMAIAALEATVVGTAMPTVIASLGGINHYSWVFSAYLVTSTVTVPVWGKLSDLYGRRIMYQLGIGVFLLGTLLSGMAGSMTQLIIFRAIQGLGAGALIPLGMTIIGDTFTLEERSKMQAYFSGVWGLSSVIGPVIGGFITDQISWRWVFFINLPIGVVAALIIGFALKEPKVTQKPTVDYAGAALLMIAISLLMLGMVEGGGSLDTIFSGENLLIFAGGFLLLGLFGWVEKKAPDPIIPFGLFKNRTVAVSVAAGFLGGIAMFGVISYIPLFAQGTLGMTATKAGSLLTPLMLSWVTMSVVGGRLFLKLGYRMITLAGFILMTIGFGLLAMFGPETPQYRLYIDLILIGAGLGLTMLTLLIAVQQAVERSQLVIATSLNQFSRAIGGAFGVAIMGAILTSGLASHLQKAALSENSVITVEQAAAFASNPNALIEPQAKAGLSTETLTVLQKAMAAAIHPVFWMGAFVCVMALFVTFMLPGNGQTPDERETTDDCGETMLMAEQTTINARNQPSSQDGSG
- a CDS encoding 1-acyl-sn-glycerol-3-phosphate acyltransferase, which produces MSNKLAPSDPAANSLEAVKPMVPEVAEIGALDTVESIGFRLAHRMNLGVWKRVLTFCQRHIGSLWIYLATYNLMNVFGLENIENSDVNKPLLLVANHRSFFDMYTVSSVIFRRTRRPVKLFFPVRGKFFYDSPVGWLVNFVMGWFSMYPPFFREAGDAKKREFDKYSMRRLIQLCTTGRGHIIGFHPEGQRKLDGDPYSLLPAQPGVGKIIYAAHPQVIPVFIAGLGNDLPKQVLGNWRGGEKVRIWFGEPVDLSEFYEKGDRIRTHKEIADHLMAKIGELGSKDKLELGRRLID